One Capricornis sumatraensis isolate serow.1 chromosome 8, serow.2, whole genome shotgun sequence genomic region harbors:
- the PNPLA2 gene encoding patatin-like phospholipase domain-containing protein 2 yields MFPKETTWNISFAGCGFLGVYHIGVASCLREHAPFLVANATHIYGASAGALTATALVTGACLGEAGANIIEVSKEARKRFLGPLHPSFNMVKTIRSCLLKSLPADCHGCASGRLGISLTRVSDGENVIITHFNSKEELIQANVCSTFIPVYCGLIPPSFQGVRYVDGGISDNLPLYELKNTITVSPFSGESDICPQDSSTNIHELRVTNTSIQFNLRNLYRLSKALFPPEPLVLREMCKQGYRDGLRFLRRNGLLNRPNPLLALPPSQPPAPEDADAEEGAVAMERTGGKDHPPPPREDHILEHLPSRLNEALLEACMEPTDLLTTLSHTLPVRLAMAMMVPYTLPLESAVSFTIRLLEWLPDVPEDIRWMKEQTGSVCQYLVMRAKRKLGSRLPSRLSEPVELRRARSLPSVPLSCAACSEALPSWMRNSLSLGDVLAKWEECQRQLLLGLFCTNVAFPPDALRMRAPAGPAPAPPQHPPSSPPC; encoded by the exons ATGTTCCCCAAGGAGACGACGTGGAACATCTCGTTCGCGGGCTGCGGCTTCCTCGGCGTCTACCATATCGGCGTGGCCTCCTGCCTCCGCGAGCACGCGCCCTTCCTGGTGGCCAACGCCACGCACATCTACGGCGCCTCGGCCGGGGCGCTCACGGCCACGGCGTTGGTCACCGGGGCCTGCCTGG GTGAAGCTGGTGCCAATATCATCGAGGTGTCCAAGGAGGCCCGGAAGCGGTTCTTGGGCCCGCTGCACCCTTCCTTCAACATGGTGAAGACCATCCGGAGCTGCCTGCTGAAGAGCCTGCCTGCTGACTGCCATGGGTGTGCCAGCGGCCGCCTAGGCATCTCTCTGACCCGTGTCTCTGATGGCGAGAACGTCATTATAACCCACTTCAATTCCAAAGAGGAGCTTATCCAG GCCAATGTCTGCAGCACCTTCATCCCCGTGTACTGCGGCCTCATCCCCCCTTCCTTCCAGGGCGTG CGCTATGTGGATGGCGGCATCTCAGACAACCTGCCGCTCTATGAGCTCAAGAACACCATCACGGTGTCCCCCTTCTCGGGCGAGAGTGACATCTGCCCGCAGGACAGCTCCACCAACATCCACGAGCTCCGAGTCACCAACACCAGCATCCAGTTCAACCTGCGCAACCTCTACCGCCTCTCCAAGGCCCTGTTCCCGCCCGAGCCCCTG GTGCTTCGAGAGATGTGCAAACAGGGCTACAGGGATGGCCTCCGTTTCCTGCGGCGGAATG gtctcctgaaccgGCCCAACCCCTTGCTGGCACTGCCCCccagccagccccctgcccctgaGGATGCCGACGCAGAGGAGGGGGCAGTGGCCATGGAGAGGACTGGAGGGAAGGACCACCCGCCTCCGCCCAGGGAGGATCACATCCTGGAGCACCTGCCCTCAAGGCTCAatgagg CCCTGCTGGAGGCCTGCATGGAGCCCACGGACCTGCTGACCACGCTCTCCCACACGCTGCCCGTGCGTCTGGCCATGGCCATGATGGTGCCCTACACTCTGCCCCTGGAGAGCGCGGTGTCCTTCACCATCCG CTTGCTCGAGTGGCTGCCCGATGTCCCTGAGGACATCCGGTGGATGAAGGAGCAGACGGGCAGCGTCTGCCAGTACCTGGTGATGCGCGCCAAGAGGAAGCTGGGCAGCCGCCTGCCCTCCAG GCTGTCGGAGCCGGTGGAGCTGCGCCGCGCCCGCTCGCTGCCCTCCGTGCCGCTGTCCTGCGCCGCCTGCAGCGAGGCGCTGCCCAGCTGGATGCGCAACAGCCTGTCGCTGGGGGATGTGCTAGCCAAGTGGGAGGAGTGCCAGCGGCAGCTGCTGCTCGGGCTCTTCTGCACCAACGTGGCCTTCCCGCCGGACGCCCTGCGCATGCGCGCCCCC